In Mycolicibacterium phocaicum, one DNA window encodes the following:
- a CDS encoding DMT family transporter: MNWLILALAGGVEIAWSQSIKPTDGFTRLLPTVICVVVGALSVYLLSLAMRTLPVGTAYAVFTGIGAVGAIAIGVLVHKDPLNIGRAVALSMIVGGIMLARLTNPE, from the coding sequence ATGAACTGGCTCATCCTCGCTTTGGCCGGCGGCGTGGAGATCGCCTGGTCGCAGAGCATCAAACCGACCGACGGATTCACCCGCCTGCTACCGACGGTCATCTGCGTTGTCGTCGGCGCGTTGTCGGTGTACCTGTTGTCGCTGGCGATGCGGACGCTGCCGGTGGGCACCGCCTACGCGGTGTTCACCGGCATCGGCGCGGTGGGTGCCATCGCCATCGGAGTGCTGGTCCACAAGGATCCGCTGAACATCGGCCGGGCGGTGGCCTTGTCGATGATCGTCGGCGGAATCATGTTGGCGCGCTTGACCAATCCCGAGTAG
- a CDS encoding FMN-dependent NADH-azoreductase, which produces MTTLLHLDASARNPSISRQVSAAFARAWRAAAPGGTYRYRDVAADPVPFIDAGWTEICDAALAAGVTDLDELADLARTPAQSAAWAVVEPLLAELRSADVVLIGTPMYNYSIPAALKAWLDQVTFPRMSLAPRRFVVATARGGAYSPGSPKAAFDYQERFLRDFFAGHFAVTDTVFINAELANSRVDPTLAQFRNGHDASLAAALSTARALAAEYAK; this is translated from the coding sequence ATGACCACGCTGCTTCACCTGGATGCCAGCGCCCGCAACCCATCGATCAGTCGGCAGGTCAGCGCCGCGTTCGCGCGGGCCTGGCGCGCGGCGGCACCCGGCGGGACCTACCGCTACCGCGACGTCGCGGCCGACCCCGTGCCGTTCATCGACGCCGGCTGGACCGAGATCTGCGATGCGGCACTTGCCGCCGGCGTCACCGACCTCGACGAGCTGGCCGACCTGGCACGCACCCCCGCCCAATCCGCGGCCTGGGCCGTCGTCGAACCGCTACTGGCCGAATTGCGCTCGGCCGACGTCGTGCTGATCGGCACGCCGATGTACAACTATTCGATTCCGGCCGCCCTGAAGGCCTGGCTGGACCAGGTGACGTTTCCGCGAATGTCGTTGGCACCCAGGCGGTTCGTGGTCGCCACCGCACGGGGTGGCGCCTACTCGCCGGGCTCGCCCAAGGCGGCCTTCGACTATCAGGAGCGGTTCCTGCGCGACTTCTTCGCCGGGCATTTCGCCGTCACCGACACCGTTTTCATCAACGCCGAACTGGCCAACTCCCGGGTGGATCCGACGCTCGCCCAGTTCCGGAACGGGCACGACGCATCCCTGGCGGCCGCGCTGAGCACCGCCCGCGCGTTGGCTGCGGAGTATGCGAAATGA
- a CDS encoding TetR/AcrR family transcriptional regulator gives MDIGADLLGGDDAGAERADAARNRARILAAAADVFAARDPRTVTMEHIATAAGVGRGTLYRRYPNTAAIAVALLDEHERALQRQLISGEPPLGPGAAPAERLSAFYAAMVDLLDRHADLALGAEVGGARFGTGAYGFWAAHVRALLVQADVADPDALVDILLAPLAAENFLHQRDRGLSVAQISGALTRLAHAVLG, from the coding sequence GTGGATATCGGCGCGGACCTGCTCGGCGGTGACGACGCCGGCGCCGAGCGCGCCGATGCCGCGCGCAACCGCGCCCGGATCCTGGCCGCGGCCGCGGACGTCTTCGCCGCTCGTGACCCGCGCACCGTCACGATGGAACACATCGCCACCGCGGCCGGCGTCGGGCGCGGCACGCTGTACCGGCGTTACCCCAACACCGCGGCCATCGCCGTCGCGCTGCTCGACGAACATGAACGCGCCCTGCAGCGCCAACTGATCTCCGGAGAACCCCCGCTCGGGCCGGGAGCTGCTCCCGCCGAACGACTTTCGGCCTTCTATGCCGCCATGGTCGACCTGCTCGACCGGCACGCGGATCTCGCGCTCGGCGCCGAGGTCGGCGGCGCCCGCTTCGGCACCGGGGCCTACGGTTTCTGGGCCGCCCACGTGCGCGCCCTGCTGGTGCAGGCCGACGTCGCCGACCCGGATGCGCTCGTCGACATCCTGCTGGCGCCGCTGGCTGCCGAGAACTTCCTGCATCAACGCGACCGTGGCCTGTCCGTCGCGCAGATCAGCGGTGCGCTGACGCGGCTGGCGCACGCGGTCCTCGGCTGA
- a CDS encoding YeiH family protein — translation MTVDAADTADHVESGDHTESTGARRFLDYVPGLLLLIAVGLAGKYAQIGWLALAKQQHWHVPDIEYVLWAIVFGLIITNTVGLHRIFRPGVATYEFWLKVGIVLLGARFVLGDVLKLGATSLVQILIDMTVAGAIILAAARWFGLSGKLGSLLAIGTSICGVSAIIAAKGAIRARNSDVSYAIASILALGAVALFVLPPLGHAIGLTDHEFGLWAGLAVDNTAETTATGYLFSDEAGKTAVLVKSVRNALIGFVVLGFAIYWAARGEADAVASGVRAKAAFVWQKFPKFVLGFLAVSAVVTAGLLSKGQIANLAAVSKWAFLLTFAGVGLSTDFRQIARTGWRPLVVAVIGLVVVATVSLALVLLTSRVLGWGIGG, via the coding sequence ATGACCGTCGATGCGGCTGACACCGCCGACCACGTCGAATCGGGCGATCACACCGAATCCACGGGCGCCCGCAGGTTCCTCGACTACGTGCCCGGTCTGCTGCTGCTGATCGCGGTGGGCCTGGCCGGAAAATATGCCCAGATCGGCTGGCTGGCGCTGGCCAAGCAGCAGCACTGGCACGTGCCCGACATCGAATACGTGCTGTGGGCCATCGTTTTCGGGTTGATCATCACCAATACTGTTGGGCTGCACCGGATTTTCCGTCCAGGCGTGGCCACGTACGAATTCTGGCTCAAGGTCGGCATCGTCCTGTTGGGCGCGCGGTTCGTCCTCGGCGACGTCCTCAAGCTCGGCGCCACCAGCCTGGTGCAGATCCTGATCGACATGACCGTCGCGGGCGCGATCATTCTCGCCGCGGCTCGGTGGTTCGGACTGTCCGGCAAGCTCGGCTCACTGCTGGCCATCGGGACATCGATCTGCGGCGTGTCGGCGATCATCGCGGCCAAGGGCGCCATCCGGGCCCGCAACTCCGACGTCAGCTACGCGATCGCGTCGATCCTGGCCCTCGGCGCCGTCGCACTGTTCGTGCTGCCGCCGCTGGGGCACGCCATCGGGCTGACCGACCACGAGTTCGGATTGTGGGCCGGCCTCGCGGTCGACAACACCGCCGAGACCACGGCCACCGGCTACCTGTTCTCCGACGAGGCCGGCAAGACTGCCGTCCTCGTGAAGTCGGTGCGCAACGCGCTGATCGGTTTCGTCGTCCTCGGTTTCGCCATCTACTGGGCCGCCAGGGGAGAGGCCGACGCCGTCGCCTCCGGCGTGCGTGCCAAGGCCGCGTTCGTCTGGCAGAAGTTCCCGAAGTTCGTGCTCGGCTTCCTCGCGGTCTCGGCCGTCGTCACCGCCGGGCTGTTGAGCAAGGGACAGATCGCGAACCTGGCCGCGGTGTCCAAGTGGGCGTTCCTGCTGACCTTCGCGGGCGTCGGGCTGTCCACCGACTTCCGGCAGATCGCGCGGACCGGCTGGCGCCCGCTCGTCGTCGCGGTGATCGGCCTGGTCGTGGTGGCGACGGTGTCACTGGCGCTGGTGCTGCTGACCTCGCGGGTCCTGGGCTGGGGCATCGGGGGCTGA
- the rplN gene encoding 50S ribosomal protein L14 gives MIQQESRLKVADNTGAKEILCIRVLGGSSRRYAGIGDIIVATVKDAIPGGNVKRGDVVKAVVVRTVKERRRPDGSYIKFDENAAVIIKNDNDPRGTRIFGPVGRELREKKFMKIVSLAPEVL, from the coding sequence GTGATTCAGCAGGAATCGCGACTCAAGGTCGCCGACAACACGGGCGCAAAGGAAATCCTTTGCATCCGCGTGCTCGGTGGCTCGTCGCGGCGCTACGCCGGCATCGGCGACATCATCGTGGCGACCGTCAAGGACGCCATCCCGGGCGGCAACGTCAAGCGTGGTGACGTGGTCAAGGCCGTCGTCGTGCGCACCGTCAAGGAGCGCCGCCGGCCGGACGGCAGCTACATCAAGTTCGACGAGAACGCCGCCGTCATCATCAAGAACGACAATGACCCCCGCGGTACCCGCATCTTCGGGCCGGTCGGTCGCGAACTGCGCGAGAAGAAGTTCATGAAGATCGTCTCGCTGGCCCCGGAGGTTTTGTGA
- the rplX gene encoding 50S ribosomal protein L24, whose product MKVHKGDTVLVIAGKDKGAKGKVIEAYPTRNKVLVEGVNRIKKHTAQSQNERGASSGGIVTQEAPIHVSNVMVVDSDGNATRIGYRVDEESGKKVRISKRNGKDI is encoded by the coding sequence ATGAAGGTGCACAAGGGCGACACCGTGCTGGTCATCGCCGGCAAGGACAAGGGTGCCAAGGGCAAGGTCATCGAGGCCTACCCGACCCGCAACAAGGTGCTCGTTGAGGGCGTCAACCGGATCAAGAAGCACACTGCGCAGTCGCAGAACGAGCGCGGTGCATCGTCGGGTGGCATCGTCACCCAGGAGGCGCCGATCCACGTTTCCAACGTGATGGTGGTCGACTCCGACGGCAACGCGACCCGCATCGGCTACCGCGTCGATGAGGAGAGCGGCAAGAAGGTCCGTATCTCTAAGCGCAATGGCAAGGACATCTGA
- the rplE gene encoding 50S ribosomal protein L5, with protein sequence MTTVENTQPRLKTRYREEIRDALNNEFNYANVMQIPGVVKVVVNMGVGDAARDAKLINGAVNDLTLITGQKPEIRKARKSIAQFKLREGMPIGCRVTLRGDRMWEFLDRLISIALPRIRDFRGLSAKQFDGSGNYTFGLNEQSMFHEIDVDSIDRPRGMDITVVTSATTDDEGRALLRALGFPFKEN encoded by the coding sequence ATGACCACTGTGGAAAACACTCAGCCCCGGCTGAAGACGCGTTACCGCGAAGAGATCCGCGACGCGCTCAACAATGAATTCAACTACGCCAACGTCATGCAGATCCCCGGCGTGGTCAAGGTTGTCGTCAACATGGGTGTCGGTGACGCCGCCCGCGACGCCAAGCTGATCAACGGCGCGGTCAACGACCTGACGCTGATCACCGGCCAGAAGCCGGAAATCCGCAAGGCCCGCAAGTCCATCGCGCAGTTCAAGCTGCGTGAGGGCATGCCGATCGGCTGCCGCGTCACCCTGCGTGGCGACCGCATGTGGGAGTTCCTGGACCGCCTGATCTCCATCGCTCTGCCCCGTATCCGCGACTTCCGCGGTCTGTCGGCCAAGCAGTTCGACGGCAGCGGCAACTACACCTTCGGCCTCAACGAGCAGTCGATGTTCCACGAGATCGACGTCGACTCGATCGACCGCCCCCGCGGCATGGACATCACGGTCGTCACCTCGGCCACCACTGACGACGAAGGCCGTGCGTTGCTGCGGGCCCTGGGCTTCCCGTTCAAGGAGAACTGA
- a CDS encoding type Z 30S ribosomal protein S14, protein MAKKALVNKANKKPKFAVRGYTRCNKCGRPHSVFRKFGLCRICLREMAHAGELPGVQKSSW, encoded by the coding sequence ATGGCAAAGAAGGCTCTGGTCAACAAGGCCAACAAGAAGCCGAAGTTCGCGGTGCGTGGCTACACCCGCTGCAACAAGTGCGGTCGCCCGCACTCGGTGTTCCGCAAGTTCGGCCTGTGCCGAATCTGCCTGCGGGAGATGGCCCACGCCGGCGAGCTGCCCGGCGTGCAGAAGTCCAGCTGGTGA
- the rpsH gene encoding 30S ribosomal protein S8, producing MTMTDPIADFLTRLRNANSAYHDEVTLPHSKIKANIAEILKKEGYITDYRTEDARVGKSLVVSLKYGPSRERSIAGLRRVSKPGLRVYAKSTNLPRVLGGLGVAIISTSSGLLTDRQAARQGVGGEVLAYVW from the coding sequence ATGACAATGACGGATCCGATCGCAGACTTCTTGACACGTCTGCGCAACGCCAACTCGGCGTACCACGACGAGGTGACCCTGCCCCACTCGAAGATCAAGGCGAACATCGCCGAGATCCTCAAGAAGGAGGGTTACATCACTGACTACCGCACCGAGGACGCCCGCGTGGGCAAGAGCCTCGTTGTGTCCCTCAAGTACGGCCCGAGCCGCGAGCGCAGCATCGCCGGCCTCCGCCGGGTGTCCAAGCCCGGTCTGCGGGTGTACGCGAAATCCACCAACCTGCCGCGGGTTCTGGGTGGCCTGGGCGTGGCGATCATCTCCACGTCCTCCGGCCTGCTCACCGACCGCCAGGCAGCTCGACAGGGCGTGGGCGGCGAAGTCCTCGCTTACGTCTGGTAG
- the rplF gene encoding 50S ribosomal protein L6 codes for MSRIGKQPVVVPAGVDVTIDGQNVAVKGPKGTLTLDVAEPLEVSRNDEGAIVVTRPNDERRNRSLHGLSRTLIANLVTGVTQGYTTKMEIFGVGYRVQAKGSNLEFALGYSHPVLIEAPEGITFAVETPTKFSVSGIDKQKVGQISAVIRRLRRPDPYKGKGIRYEGEQIRRKVGKTGK; via the coding sequence ATGTCGCGTATTGGTAAGCAGCCGGTCGTTGTGCCGGCCGGTGTCGATGTGACCATCGACGGCCAGAACGTCGCGGTCAAGGGCCCCAAGGGCACCCTGACGCTGGATGTCGCTGAGCCGCTCGAGGTGTCGCGCAATGACGAAGGTGCCATCGTGGTCACCCGTCCGAACGACGAGCGTCGCAACCGCTCGCTGCACGGACTGTCCCGCACCCTGATCGCCAACCTGGTGACCGGTGTGACGCAGGGCTACACCACCAAGATGGAAATCTTCGGCGTCGGTTACCGCGTGCAGGCCAAGGGCTCGAACCTGGAGTTCGCGCTCGGCTACAGCCACCCGGTGCTGATCGAGGCCCCCGAGGGCATCACGTTCGCAGTCGAGACCCCGACGAAGTTCTCGGTGTCCGGCATCGACAAGCAGAAAGTCGGCCAGATCTCGGCAGTCATCCGCCGCCTGCGTCGCCCCGACCCGTACAAGGGCAAGGGCATTCGCTACGAGGGTGAGCAGATCCGCCGCAAGGTCGGAAAGACAGGTAAGTAG
- the rplR gene encoding 50S ribosomal protein L18, with translation MANTETDKRKPLGQNISETRRVARLRRHARLRKKVAGTAERPRLMVNRSSRHIHVQVIDDLTGTTLAAASSIEADVRAVDGDKKAVSTRVGQLIAERAKAAGISEVVFDRGGYSYGGRIAALADAAREGGLTF, from the coding sequence ATGGCCAACACTGAGACTGACAAGCGTAAGCCGTTGGGCCAGAACATCTCTGAGACCCGTCGGGTGGCGCGTCTGCGTCGTCACGCCCGTCTGCGCAAGAAGGTCGCCGGCACCGCCGAGCGTCCGCGCCTGATGGTCAACCGCTCCTCGCGGCACATCCACGTCCAGGTGATCGACGACCTGACCGGCACCACGCTGGCCGCCGCGTCGTCCATCGAGGCCGACGTGCGTGCCGTCGACGGTGACAAGAAGGCCGTCAGCACCCGCGTGGGTCAGCTGATCGCCGAGCGCGCCAAGGCTGCCGGCATCTCCGAGGTCGTTTTCGACCGCGGTGGCTACAGCTACGGCGGCCGGATCGCCGCTCTCGCGGACGCCGCTCGTGAAGGCGGGTTGACGTTCTAA
- the rpsE gene encoding 30S ribosomal protein S5 — protein MAEQAGAASAQDNRGGRGDRDGRGRRDDRGGRGRGDDRGEKSNYIERVVTINRVSKVVKGGRRFSFTALVIVGDGHGMVGVGYGKAKEVPAAIAKGVEEARKGFFRVPLIGGTIVHPVQGEAAAGVVMLRPASPGTGVIAGGAARAVLECAGVHDILAKSLGSDNAINVVHATVAALKQLQRPEEVAARRGLPIEDVAPAGMLRARREAEALAASAAREGSA, from the coding sequence ATGGCCGAGCAGGCTGGCGCCGCTTCGGCGCAGGACAACCGTGGCGGTCGTGGTGACCGCGACGGCCGTGGTCGCCGCGATGACCGCGGTGGCCGTGGTCGCGGCGACGACCGCGGTGAGAAGAGCAACTACATCGAGCGCGTTGTCACCATCAACCGCGTTTCGAAGGTGGTCAAGGGTGGTCGGCGCTTCAGCTTCACCGCGCTGGTGATCGTCGGCGACGGCCACGGCATGGTGGGCGTCGGCTACGGCAAGGCCAAGGAAGTTCCGGCCGCCATCGCCAAGGGTGTCGAGGAGGCTCGCAAGGGCTTCTTCCGCGTCCCGCTGATCGGTGGCACCATCGTGCACCCGGTTCAGGGTGAGGCTGCTGCCGGTGTCGTGATGCTGCGTCCGGCCAGCCCGGGTACCGGTGTCATCGCTGGTGGTGCGGCTCGCGCGGTGCTGGAGTGCGCCGGCGTGCACGACATCCTGGCCAAGTCGCTGGGCAGCGACAACGCGATCAACGTGGTGCACGCCACCGTTGCCGCGCTGAAGCAGCTGCAGCGTCCGGAGGAAGTGGCGGCCCGTCGTGGCCTGCCCATCGAAGATGTTGCGCCGGCCGGCATGCTGCGGGCCCGGCGTGAGGCAGAAGCGCTCGCCGCCTCGGCAGCGCGTGAAGGATCGGCATAA
- the rpmD gene encoding 50S ribosomal protein L30, with product MAELKITQVRGTVGARWKQRESLRTLGLRKIRQSVVREDNAQTRGLLAVVNHLVTVEEA from the coding sequence ATGGCTGAACTGAAGATCACCCAGGTGCGTGGCACCGTGGGTGCCCGGTGGAAGCAGCGCGAGAGCCTGCGGACGCTGGGACTGCGCAAGATCCGCCAGTCCGTCGTTCGCGAGGACAACGCGCAGACCCGTGGTCTGCTCGCGGTGGTCAACCACCTCGTCACGGTTGAGGAGGCGTAA
- the rplO gene encoding 50S ribosomal protein L15, protein MSVIKLHDLKPAAGSKKAKTRVGRGEGSKGKTAGRGTKGTKARKNVPVTFEGGQMPIHMRLPKLKGFRNRFRTEYAVVNVGDLAKAFPQGGTVGVDELVAAGLVRKNTLVKVLGDGKLAVKVDVTANKFSGSAREAITAAGGSATEL, encoded by the coding sequence ATGAGCGTCATCAAGCTGCACGACCTCAAGCCGGCCGCGGGGTCCAAGAAGGCCAAGACCCGCGTCGGTCGTGGTGAGGGCTCCAAGGGTAAGACCGCTGGTCGTGGTACCAAGGGCACCAAGGCCCGCAAGAACGTCCCCGTGACGTTCGAGGGTGGCCAGATGCCGATCCACATGCGTCTGCCGAAGCTCAAGGGCTTCCGCAACCGCTTCCGCACGGAGTACGCGGTGGTGAACGTCGGCGACCTCGCCAAGGCGTTCCCGCAGGGCGGCACCGTCGGTGTGGACGAGCTGGTGGCCGCGGGCCTGGTTCGCAAGAACACCCTGGTCAAGGTGCTCGGCGACGGCAAGCTGGCTGTCAAGGTCGACGTCACCGCCAACAAGTTCAGCGGTAGCGCCCGCGAGGCGATCACCGCTGCTGGTGGTAGCGCGACCGAGCTGTAA